One window from the genome of Garra rufa chromosome 1, GarRuf1.0, whole genome shotgun sequence encodes:
- the LOC141337033 gene encoding lysosomal alpha-glucosidase-like: MACICCGPLHTFALLISVLLILVHKDKYVSLAFSPSAEWRRSSNISYRSVQFQNSLSNNAYFTADLSTHSSSVRDQCSIAVEGRIDCGRDRSLSRADCEGRGCCYVPLPQSGFRGPPWCFYPVRYPGYKMGPLLPTEKGQRATLTRSAPSYLPGDIPTLQLDVMAETLGRLHLTLKDPASPRYEVPFVTSQCKVNKHKQNLLYDVDFQPDPFGFIVRRKSNGRVLLNTTIGPLLFADQYLQLSTSMASSVISGLGEHYTSITLDLNWSSVSLWNRDMAPHRSANLYGSHPFFLVQEGDGQAHGVFLLNSNAMEVFLQPAPALTWGTIGGILDFYIFLGPSPQNVIQQYHEVIGYPMMPPYWSLGFHLCRWGYTSTNITRTVVQLMRQAKIPLDVQWNDLDYADQRRIFTFDPQRFGDLPQMVEEFHQLGMKYVLILDPGISSASPPGSYKPFDEGLKRGVFIKNSTGQILIGKVWPGPTAFPDFTNPTTQDWWMDCIRVFHNKVPVDGLWIDMNEPSNFVQGSVDGCPDSDLEKPPYTPGVIGGQLNSGTLCMSAQQYVSNHYNLHNLYGLTEAIATQRALLKVKSTRPFVLSRSSFPGLGRFSAHWTGDVRSDWEQLRFSIPGVLLFGLFGVPLVGADICGFGGDTTEELCVRWTQLGAFYPFMRNHNDKPNAPQEPYVFSQQAQDAMRTVITLRYSLLPFLYTLFHQAHTSGSTVARPLFLEFPTDPNCQTIDKQFLWGSSLLISPVLEEGALEVTAYLPPGTWYSLHNGEVYYSKGQYILFPAPLDTINVHVREGSIIPQQVPALTTTASRRNPFTLIVALSERNWAKGELFWDDGESLDTFEHGNYSYVLFFAKESYVVSKPVKLNGSLDHLVLGEVRVFGVQTRPNAVWVNGQKVHDFSYSSDTKVLTVSGLDLPMTAMITVQWS; this comes from the exons ATGGCCTGTATTTGTTGTGGGCCCCTGCACACATTTGCACTACTGATTTCTGTACTTCTCATCTTAGTGCACAAGGACAAGTATGTTTCACTTGCCTTTTCACCATCAGCAGAATGGCGGCGTAGTTCAAACATCTCATACAGGAGTGTTCAGTTCCAAAACTCCTTGAGCAATAATGCTTATTTTACTGCTGATCTCAGCACTCACTCTAGTTCTGTCAGAGATCAGTGTAGTATAGCTGTGGAGGGCCGCATCGACTGTGGCCGTGATCGATCTTTGAGTCGGGCTGATTGTGAGGGCAGAGGATGCTGCTATGTGCCGTTGCCTCAGTCTGGATTCAGAGGACCACCATGGTGTTTCTATCCAGTCCGTTACCCTGGCTATAAAATGGGGCCTCTGTTGCCCACAGAGAAGGGCCAAAGAGCCACCCTGACCCGTTCTGCACCCTCATATCTGCCCGGGGACATCCCCACACTGCAACTAGATGTGATGGCTGAGACTTTGGGTCGTCTTCATCTCACT CTAAAGGATCCAGCATCTCCACGATATGAGGTCCCCTTTGTGACATCCCAGTGCAAGGTCAACAAACATAAACAAAACCTGCTCTATGATGTTGACTTCCAACCAGATCCATTTGGATTTATTGTACGGCGAAAATCCAATGGCCGTGTTCT TCTGAATACTACGATAGGCCCCCTCCTGTTTGCAGATCAGTATCTACAGCTCTCCACCAGCATGGCTTCCTCTGTGATATCTGGACTGGGTGAACATTACACCTCCATCACGCTGGACCTCAACTGGAGCTCTGTTTCATTATGGAACAGAGACATGGCACCACAT AGAAGTGCCAACCTGTATGGCTCCCACCCTTTTTTCCTGGTCCAAGAAGGTGATGGACAGGCACATGGAGTCTTTCTTCTCAACAGCAATGCGATGG AAGTGTTTCTGCAGCCCGCTCCAGCATTAACATGGGGGACCATCGGAGGAATACTGGACTTCTACATCTTCTTAGGCCCAAGTCCTCAGAATGTGATTCAGCAGTACCATGAGGTTATAG GTTATCCTATGATGCCACCCTACTGGTCACTGGGCTTCCACCTCTGTCGCTGGGGTTATACGTCCACCAACATAACAAGAACCGTGGTACAGCTCATGCGCCAGGCCAAGATCCCGCTA GATGTACAGTGGAATGACCTTGATTATGCAGACCAAAGAAGAATCTTTACTTTTGATCCGCAACGGTTTGGAGATTTACCACAAATGGTTGAGGAGTTCCATCAGCTGGGCATGAAGTATGTGCTCATTCTG GATCCAGGCATCAGCAGTGCGAGTCCTCCTGGTTCATACAAACCCTTTGATGAAGGGCTGAAGAGAGGAGTGTTTATCAAAAACTCCACTGGACAGATACTTATTGGAAAG GTATGGCCAGGCCCAACTGCATTCCCAGATTTCACCAATCCTACAACACAGGACTGGTGGATGGACTGTATCAGAGTCTTTCACAACAAGGTACCTGTGGATGGACTCTGGATA GACATGAATGAGCCATCAAATTTTGTGCAGGGCTCTGTGGATGGATGTCCTGATTCTGACTTGGAGAAACCACCTTATACTCCAG GTGTGATTGGAGGTCAGTTAAACTCAGGAACTCTGTGTATGTCCGCACAACAGTATGTGTCCAATCATTACAATCTGCATAATCTATATGGGCTGACCGAAGCCATTGCTACCCAGAG GGCACTGTTAAAAGTGAAGAGTACTCGGCCATTTGTCCTATCCAGATCGTCTTTTCCAGGACTGGGCCGTTTCTCCGCACACTGGACTGGAGATGTGCGGAGCGACTGGGAACAATTGCGCTTTTCAATACCTG GTGTGCTGCTGTTTGGACTCTTTGGTGTCCCGTTAGTGGGAGCTGACATCTGTGGGTTTGGTGGAGACACTACTGAAGAGCTATGTGTGCGCTGGACGCAACTTGGAGCATTTTACCCCTTTATGAGAAACCATAATGACAAACCCAATGCG CCCCAAGAGCCGTATGTATTTAGCCAACAAGCCCAGGATGCCATGAGGACTGTGATAACACTGCGATACTCTCTGCTGCCCTTCCTCTACACACTGTTCCATCAGGCACACACCTCCGGCAGCACCGTGGCCCGTCCTCTCTTCCTTGA GTTTCCCACTGATCCAAATTGCCAGACCATTGACAAGCAGTTCCTGTGGGGGAGTTCACTGCTTATCAGTCCTGTTCTGGAAGAGGGAGCGCTGGAGGTGACAGCCTATCTTCCCCCGGGGACTTGGTACAGTCTGCACAAT GGTGAAGTATATTACAGTAAAGGCCAATACATTCTGTTCCCTGCTCCTTTAGACACCATAAACGTTCATGTGAGAGAGGGGAGCATCATCCCACAGCAG GTTCCTGCATTGACGACTACAGCATCTCGCAGAAACCCTTTCACCCTAATCGTGGCACTATCTGAAAGAAACTGGGCTAAAGGAGAGCTTTTCTGGGACGATGGAGAAAGTCTGGACACTTTTGAGCATGGAAATTATTCATATGTTCTCTTCTTTGCTAAGGAG TCTTATGTGGTCAGTAAGCCAGTCAAGTTAAATGGATCTCTCGATCATTTGGTCCTCGGGGAAGTACGTGTTTTTGGGGTTCAGACTCGACCTAATGCTGTGTGGGTCAATGGGCAAAAGGTTCATGACTTCTCTTACTCCTCAGACACTAAG GTTCTTACAGTGTCTGGTCTGGACTTACCCATGACAGCCATGATCACAGTACAGTGGAGCTGA